In one Dermacentor albipictus isolate Rhodes 1998 colony chromosome 4, USDA_Dalb.pri_finalv2, whole genome shotgun sequence genomic region, the following are encoded:
- the LOC135903803 gene encoding juvenile hormone acid O-methyltransferase-like isoform X2 yields MGSVSELGNNSAHSIVEVESAELFSTSMGCYRESSAEVLDAFMNAFTPIDSSDSKLSALPFLDIGCGDGNFTRRHLLPRGQHQCRKLVAADNSTAMLEYARSHHMHEMIDHVLFDIVNDDVNKFLNEHGPFARVYSFNMLHWVKDQAQAMKNIEKMIAPGGECFVTFEHCIPMFEVAIALAESARWKQYAQVLLDKVPITARSTDMGLMRSHLLHIVNETALKPLACEVLRLPVVNMPDLKDATDRIVSYNPIYPHLNDEDKEELITSTADILAKRAQGIAEGRISNHRFTYVIHAYKTAL; encoded by the exons ATGGGCTCAGTTTCAGAACTTGGAAATAACTCTGCACACTCTATTGTCGAAGTTGAGTCAGCGGAACTCTTCAGCACCAGCATGGGATGCTACCGGGAAAGTTCTGCAGAAGTGCTAGACGCCTTCATGAACGCGTTCACTCCGATAGACTCCAGTGACAGCAAATTATCGGCACTTCCATTTCTCGACATCGGCTGTGGCGATGGAAACTTCACACGGCGCCACTTGCTGCCGCGCGGCCAGCATCAGTGCCGAAAACTAGTGGCCGCGGACAACTCGACGGCTATGCTCGAATACGCGAGGTCTCATCACATGCACGAGATGATCGACCACGTCCTATTCGACATCGTGAATGACGACGTGAACAAGTTCCTGAATGAGCATGGCCCTTTTGCGCGGGTCTATTCCTTCAACATGCTCCATTGGGTCAAGGATCAGGCTCAGGCTATGAAGAACATCGAGAAGATGATAGCGCCAGGAGGAGAGTGCTTTGTCACCTTCGAGCACTGCATCCCCATGTTcgaagtggccatagcccttgcaGAATCTGCCCGGTGGAAACAATACGCTCAG GTCCTCCTTGATAAAGTGCCCATCACAGCTCGCAGCACAGACATGGGCCTCATGAGATCTCACCTTTTGCATATCGTCAACGAGACGGCACTCAAGCCATTGGCTTGCGAAGTGTTACGCCTTCCGGTTGTCAATATGCCAGACCTCAAAGACGCAACCG aTCGCATTGTTTCGTACAACCCAATCTACCCACACTTAAATGATGAGGACAAGGAAGAACTGATTACCTCCACAGCTGATATACTTGCGAAGAGGGCTCAAGGAATTGCGGAAGGGCGAATcagcaatcacagattcacataCGTCATCCACGCCTACAAGACAGCGCTATGA
- the LOC135903803 gene encoding juvenile hormone acid O-methyltransferase-like isoform X1, translated as MCTKNFSSFIRMGSVSELGNNSAHSIVEVESAELFSTSMGCYRESSAEVLDAFMNAFTPIDSSDSKLSALPFLDIGCGDGNFTRRHLLPRGQHQCRKLVAADNSTAMLEYARSHHMHEMIDHVLFDIVNDDVNKFLNEHGPFARVYSFNMLHWVKDQAQAMKNIEKMIAPGGECFVTFEHCIPMFEVAIALAESARWKQYAQVLLDKVPITARSTDMGLMRSHLLHIVNETALKPLACEVLRLPVVNMPDLKDATDRIVSYNPIYPHLNDEDKEELITSTADILAKRAQGIAEGRISNHRFTYVIHAYKTAL; from the exons Atgtgcacaaag aatttCTCTTCATTTATTAGGATGGGCTCAGTTTCAGAACTTGGAAATAACTCTGCACACTCTATTGTCGAAGTTGAGTCAGCGGAACTCTTCAGCACCAGCATGGGATGCTACCGGGAAAGTTCTGCAGAAGTGCTAGACGCCTTCATGAACGCGTTCACTCCGATAGACTCCAGTGACAGCAAATTATCGGCACTTCCATTTCTCGACATCGGCTGTGGCGATGGAAACTTCACACGGCGCCACTTGCTGCCGCGCGGCCAGCATCAGTGCCGAAAACTAGTGGCCGCGGACAACTCGACGGCTATGCTCGAATACGCGAGGTCTCATCACATGCACGAGATGATCGACCACGTCCTATTCGACATCGTGAATGACGACGTGAACAAGTTCCTGAATGAGCATGGCCCTTTTGCGCGGGTCTATTCCTTCAACATGCTCCATTGGGTCAAGGATCAGGCTCAGGCTATGAAGAACATCGAGAAGATGATAGCGCCAGGAGGAGAGTGCTTTGTCACCTTCGAGCACTGCATCCCCATGTTcgaagtggccatagcccttgcaGAATCTGCCCGGTGGAAACAATACGCTCAG GTCCTCCTTGATAAAGTGCCCATCACAGCTCGCAGCACAGACATGGGCCTCATGAGATCTCACCTTTTGCATATCGTCAACGAGACGGCACTCAAGCCATTGGCTTGCGAAGTGTTACGCCTTCCGGTTGTCAATATGCCAGACCTCAAAGACGCAACCG aTCGCATTGTTTCGTACAACCCAATCTACCCACACTTAAATGATGAGGACAAGGAAGAACTGATTACCTCCACAGCTGATATACTTGCGAAGAGGGCTCAAGGAATTGCGGAAGGGCGAATcagcaatcacagattcacataCGTCATCCACGCCTACAAGACAGCGCTATGA